The window CTGAGAGACCGGCATAATGCTGCCGCCTGCCGCCTGAACAGAGTGAGCACCTCAAGACGGGGTTGATCTTCCAGGCGCAAGAAACTTGTGAGCGTCCTCCTCATAGACTCCGGACTCATGGGGAAGACGAACAGCTCTTCACGCCGCACCTCGGGCCGCCCAGATGGAGGCGTACCCGGATGACCACTGCCCTGAATACCCCGTTCCCTGAGGCACCGTTCGATTTCCAGCTGCTGTTCGAGCATGCTGGAGTGGGCCTGCTCGAAATTGCTTTTGACGGCACCATCCGCCGGATCAACCCGGACGGCGCAGCGTTCTTTGGTCTTCCCGCTGACGCGCTGGCTGGACAGAGCGTCCTGAACGTCACCCATCCAGACGACATCACCCGCACCGTGGCCGCCCTTCAATCGGTGATCAGCGGAGAAACGAGGATGGCCGTCCTGGAAAAACGCTATATCCGCCCCTGCGGCGAGATCATCTGGTCGCGGTCCAGAGTCAGCCTGCTGCCCTCCCCCGGCGGCGAGCCCAGTTCGGTGGTGGCCGTCATCGCCGACATCACGGAACTCAAACGCGCCCAGCAGGACCTCGAAGCGCTGAACCTCTCCCTGCAGGCCACCCTCGAGGGCGGCCTGCTGGGCCTGGGGATCGCCTTGGAAGCCCGCGACCTCGAAACGTCCGGGCACACCCTGCGCGTGATGCAGTTCAGCATGCAGCTCGGCGCCGCCCTCGGCCTTCACCCCGAAACACTCGCCCAACTCAAGCACGGCGCCAGCCTGCATGACCTCGGCAAGCTCACCATCCCGGACGCCGTGCTGCTCAAGCCCGGCCCGCTGGACGCCAGCGAGTGGGCCATGATGCAGACCCACGCCGTGAACGGGCATGAGATTGCCTCCCGCATTCCGACGCTCCCCCGCGAGGCGCTCGCCGTGATCCGCTCACACCATGAACGCTGGGACGGCACCGGCTACCCGGACCGCCTGCGAGGCACGGACATTCCACTGCTCGCCCGCATCTTTGCCGTGTGCGACGTGTACGACGCCCTGACCAGCGACCGGGCCTACAAGTTCGCCTGGACGCAGGACGCGGCGTTGACTGAGATCGCGGCCCAGCGGGGGCGTCAATTTGACCCTGAGGTCGTCGACGCCTTCCTGACCCTCTTCCTTGACTGACCCCTGGAGCGACTGACCCCTGGAGCGTGCATCTGATGTGGACCCATCCCCTGTGGACATCCTTCTCGCTGTCCTGGGTGGGCAGCGCGCTCGCCGCCTTCGTGGTGTTCGGGCGTCCTCCGCTTTCCCTGTCGGTGCCGCTGGCCCTGCTGGCAAGCGTGCTGCTGCTCGCCGGCGCGGTGATCACCGTCCGGCGCTTTGCCCATCAGCATCCCCGCTGGGGTCTGGACGCCGTGTACGGGCAATTGCTGGGTCTCGAAA of the Deinococcus sp. QL22 genome contains:
- a CDS encoding HD domain-containing phosphohydrolase, whose translation is MTTALNTPFPEAPFDFQLLFEHAGVGLLEIAFDGTIRRINPDGAAFFGLPADALAGQSVLNVTHPDDITRTVAALQSVISGETRMAVLEKRYIRPCGEIIWSRSRVSLLPSPGGEPSSVVAVIADITELKRAQQDLEALNLSLQATLEGGLLGLGIALEARDLETSGHTLRVMQFSMQLGAALGLHPETLAQLKHGASLHDLGKLTIPDAVLLKPGPLDASEWAMMQTHAVNGHEIASRIPTLPREALAVIRSHHERWDGTGYPDRLRGTDIPLLARIFAVCDVYDALTSDRAYKFAWTQDAALTEIAAQRGRQFDPEVVDAFLTLFLD